One Rosa chinensis cultivar Old Blush chromosome 5, RchiOBHm-V2, whole genome shotgun sequence genomic region harbors:
- the LOC112203744 gene encoding exopolygalacturonase encodes MAPPSMRSGSGGEAVAKLWRGSKATVWLWVGGRVVVVPVLADRSRSAFSSLRFDFANNTKIDNITLINSKNTNIHLFAGLNVIISNINISAPADSPNTDGIKVGSSSIVQIYDSVISTGDDCIAFLPESTNLNVTNVHCGPGHGISVGSISSNSITGLNVRNCSFVGTQNGVRIKTKSPSQPGTVAQVTFENIEMDKVDNPIIIDQQYCASSGCSPPKTSEIQITDVKYNNIWGTSNTKIAVLLKCSENKPCQNIELRDINLNYRGGNKPAKASCLNAKGAAYGKQNPASCLQS; translated from the exons ATGGCTCCTCCGTCGATGCGCTCCGGTTCGGGAGGGGAGGCTGTGGCTAAGCTGTGGAGGGGTTCCAAGGCTACGGTGTGGCTCTGGGTTGGTGGCCGGGTGGTTGTCGTTCCAGTGTTGGCGGATCGATCTCGATCGGCCTTCTCG TCATTGAGGTTCGACTTTGCCAATAATACAAAGATCGACAACATAACTCTCATCAACAGCAAGAACACCAACATCCACCTTTTCGCAGGTCTTAATGTGATAATCAGCAACATTAACATAAGTGCCCCGGCCGACAGCCCCAACACCGATGGAATCAAAGTCGGTAGTTCAAGCATCGTCCAAATATATGATTCTGTAATATCCACCGGAGATGACTGCATAGCTTTCCTTCCTGAATCAACCAACCTTAACGTTACTAACGTTCACTGCGGGCCTGGCCATGGAATTAGTGTAGGAAGCATTTCCAGTAACTCTATTACTGGCTTGAACGTAAGGAATTGCAGCTTCGTAGGTACTCAGAATGGTGTTAGAATCAAGACGAAGAGTCCCTCTCAACCAGGAACTGTTGCACAAGTTACATTTGAAAACATTGAAATGGATAAGGTCGATAATCCCATCATCATTGATCAACAATATTGCGCTAGTAGTGGTTGTAGTCCACCG AAAACTTCGGAGATTCAGATTACTGATGTGAAGTACAATAACATTTGGGGTACTTCAAACACAAAAATTGCAGTTTTACTTAAATGTAGCGAAAATAAACCTTGCCAGAATATCGAGTTGAGGGATATCAACCTAAATTACAGAGGAGGTAATAAACCGGCAAAAGCGTCGTGTTTGAATGCAAAAGGAGCAGCTTACGGCAAACAAAACCCTGCTTCTTGCCTGCAGAGTTAA